In Leptodesmis sichuanensis A121, the following are encoded in one genomic region:
- a CDS encoding alpha-ketoacid dehydrogenase subunit beta codes for MAETLLFNALREAIDEEMAKDPTVLVMGEDVGHYGGSYKVTKDLYKKYGEWRLLDTPIAENSFTGMAVGAAMTGLRPIIEGMNMGFLLLAFNQIANNAGMLRYTSGGNFKIPMVIRGPGGVGRQLGAEHSQRLEAYFQAVPGLKIVACSTPYNAKGLLKSAIRDDNPVLFFEHVLLYNLKENLPEGEYYLPLDKAEVVRSGSDVTILTYSRMRHHVIQATKTLEKQGYDPEVIDLLSLKPLDFETIGASIRKTHRVIVVEECMRTGGIGAELIASINDRFFDELDGPVIRLSSQDIPTPYNGTLETLTIVQPHQIVEAVEKIVNLKV; via the coding sequence ATGGCAGAAACACTTCTCTTCAATGCCCTGCGTGAAGCGATCGACGAGGAAATGGCAAAGGATCCAACCGTGCTGGTGATGGGGGAAGATGTGGGCCACTATGGCGGCTCCTACAAAGTCACCAAGGATCTCTACAAAAAATACGGTGAGTGGCGGCTGCTGGATACTCCGATCGCCGAAAACAGTTTCACAGGTATGGCTGTGGGGGCCGCGATGACTGGCCTGCGTCCGATCATCGAAGGGATGAACATGGGCTTCCTGCTGCTGGCCTTTAACCAAATTGCTAATAACGCCGGGATGTTGCGGTATACATCGGGTGGCAACTTTAAAATCCCCATGGTGATCCGGGGGCCAGGAGGGGTCGGGCGGCAATTGGGTGCGGAACACTCCCAGCGGTTGGAGGCTTACTTTCAGGCCGTTCCAGGACTTAAAATTGTGGCTTGTTCTACTCCGTACAACGCCAAGGGCTTGCTGAAATCAGCCATCCGCGATGACAATCCGGTGTTGTTCTTCGAGCATGTACTGCTCTACAACCTGAAAGAGAATTTGCCAGAGGGTGAATATTACCTGCCTCTGGATAAGGCGGAAGTGGTGCGATCGGGCAGCGATGTCACGATCTTGACTTACTCCCGGATGCGGCACCACGTTATACAAGCAACCAAAACGCTGGAAAAACAGGGGTACGATCCAGAGGTGATTGATCTCCTGTCCCTCAAACCGTTGGACTTTGAAACGATCGGAGCCTCAATTCGCAAAACCCACCGGGTGATTGTGGTGGAAGAATGTATGCGTACCGGTGGAATTGGAGCCGAGTTAATCGCTTCCATTAACGATCGCTTTTTTGATGAACTGGATGGCCCTGTGATCCGGTTGTCATCCCAGGATATCCCCACGCCTTATAACGGCACCCTGGAAACTCTGACGATCGTGCAGCCTCACCAGATTGTTGAAGCGGTTGAAAAGATCGTTAACCTGAAGGTTTGA
- a CDS encoding MFS transporter, which produces MTEQAVKAEVDAAIAPEALPLVKFEMETVELTVSPSELIQAEKHAIRTSLRASTWDGVFATIFSNIAGGVLLSNFLVELHASPTQIGMLASIPMLANLLQPIGALLGDRTTSRHWYCFWVYGPSRLLWLLLAAGILISGWGKVDSSLLILWTLAIVLVSHFAGALGSAVWLSWLATLVPRRLRGRYFGMRNSAASLTNLVSVPLLGWFISSWKGGSIQGYGLVLILGALCGLISLGFQFWMVDVNPQVQRENLAEAHEEEELSLVIGHSSTDGTGQEARDTSEEEELSTVVGHSSFLENTGQRTKDKGKSQSPIPTSQATAGQMTDDEGQSKSKIQNPKSKIPAFLQDTNFLLFLLYFGIWMFAVNLSAPFFNLYMLDNLAIDLRWVTIYNSLQAGANLILLVLWGRLADRIGNRAILLSVGVLVALTPLLWLATGANSFSLWAGFPLLHILAGGTWAGIDLCNNNLQLGVAPVKNQSTYFGIAAAVAGVAGALGTTAGGFLVEFANYGGIPGLFALSAIVRLLALLPLIFVHEQRGQSLRQLMRTLFPDQNPATDALGPMQ; this is translated from the coding sequence ATGACAGAACAGGCTGTAAAAGCTGAAGTAGATGCGGCGATCGCTCCAGAGGCTCTGCCTCTTGTGAAATTTGAGATGGAAACGGTGGAACTCACAGTTTCACCATCAGAGTTAATTCAGGCGGAGAAGCATGCAATTCGCACCAGCCTGCGGGCCTCTACCTGGGATGGGGTGTTTGCCACAATTTTCTCCAACATTGCAGGTGGTGTACTCCTCAGCAACTTTCTGGTCGAACTGCACGCCAGCCCGACTCAAATTGGGATGCTGGCCTCCATCCCCATGCTCGCCAATCTCCTGCAACCGATCGGAGCCTTGCTCGGCGATCGCACCACCAGCCGTCACTGGTATTGCTTCTGGGTGTATGGACCGTCTCGCTTGTTGTGGTTGCTCTTAGCTGCTGGAATTCTGATTTCTGGGTGGGGCAAGGTTGACTCATCCCTCTTGATCTTGTGGACATTAGCGATCGTCCTTGTCAGCCACTTTGCGGGTGCTCTGGGCAGTGCCGTCTGGTTGAGTTGGTTAGCCACCTTAGTCCCTCGCCGATTAAGGGGCCGCTATTTTGGTATGCGCAACAGTGCCGCCAGCCTGACCAATCTTGTCTCAGTACCGCTATTAGGCTGGTTTATTTCCTCCTGGAAAGGCGGTTCTATCCAAGGTTATGGGTTGGTGCTGATTCTCGGCGCACTCTGCGGCCTGATCAGCCTGGGATTCCAGTTTTGGATGGTGGATGTGAATCCGCAAGTGCAGCGAGAGAATCTGGCAGAGGCGCACGAGGAAGAGGAATTGTCATTGGTTATTGGTCATTCGTCAACAGATGGTACAGGGCAGGAGGCGCGAGACACGAGCGAGGAAGAAGAATTGTCAACGGTCGTTGGTCATTCGTCATTTTTAGAGAACACGGGACAAAGGACAAAGGACAAAGGAAAATCCCAATCCCCAATCCCTACGAGCCAAGCAACCGCAGGACAAATGACCGATGACGAAGGACAATCAAAATCCAAAATCCAAAATCCAAAATCCAAAATTCCAGCCTTCCTCCAGGACACCAACTTCCTTCTCTTCCTGCTCTACTTCGGCATCTGGATGTTTGCGGTCAATTTAAGTGCGCCATTTTTCAACCTGTATATGTTGGATAATCTGGCGATCGATCTGCGCTGGGTGACAATTTACAATAGCTTGCAGGCTGGAGCCAATTTGATCCTGCTGGTACTGTGGGGAAGATTGGCCGATCGCATTGGTAACCGCGCTATTCTTCTCTCTGTTGGGGTGCTGGTGGCGCTTACACCTCTGCTCTGGTTAGCCACAGGAGCGAATTCGTTCTCGCTCTGGGCTGGATTTCCCCTGCTACATATTCTGGCCGGAGGTACCTGGGCCGGAATTGATTTGTGCAATAACAATCTGCAGTTGGGAGTGGCTCCGGTGAAGAATCAATCAACTTACTTTGGGATTGCGGCGGCAGTCGCAGGCGTAGCAGGAGCACTGGGAACCACAGCAGGCGGATTTCTGGTCGAGTTTGCCAATTATGGCGGCATTCCGGGATTATTTGCCCTGTCGGCGATCGTCCGGTTACTGGCCTTGTTGCCTCTGATCTTTGTCCATGAGCAACGGGGACAATCCCTGCGACAGTTGATGAGAACTCTATTTCCAGACCAGAATCCTGCTACTGACGCTCTTGGCCCGATGCAATAG
- a CDS encoding STAS domain-containing protein — MNVADCAVEELLSCQFDPHTLVLQPIGHLDSTNYREFQILLGMALEQAVGGVIVDCLWVETVDEYGIQTLVAGIERAAKLGKTISFVAMNHSIRIAMEAEWDRQRDMHFGSWQDLFGSDLEQFLDEQLSA, encoded by the coding sequence ATGAATGTTGCTGATTGTGCAGTTGAAGAATTACTATCCTGCCAGTTCGATCCGCATACACTCGTTTTACAGCCGATCGGCCATTTAGACAGTACAAATTACCGAGAATTTCAAATTCTTTTAGGGATGGCTCTAGAGCAAGCCGTCGGTGGTGTAATTGTAGATTGCTTATGGGTTGAGACAGTAGATGAATATGGCATCCAAACCCTGGTTGCTGGCATCGAACGGGCGGCTAAACTGGGTAAGACCATTTCTTTCGTCGCCATGAATCACTCCATTCGGATTGCCATGGAGGCTGAATGGGATCGTCAGCGGGATATGCATTTCGGCTCTTGGCAAGACTTGTTCGGCTCCGATCTGGAACAGTTTTTAGATGAACAATTGTCCGCTTAA
- a CDS encoding DUF2235 domain-containing protein — MKRLIVCCDGTWQTLSSPYPTNVVKMAEAVKSTAADGTPQIVCYQEGLGTGDSVNKLTGGAFGWGIDQNIQDAYRFLCLNYEPEDEIYLFGFSRGAYTVRSLAGLIRCSGLLSRQNIRKAPEAYEIYRDRDRKLTEKVNATKDINDGVRREAEITLLGCWDTVGQLGVPNQIPLLPVDEWLNQRYQFHDCELSNIIKNALHAVAIDEQRKVFNVTPMHKNKGNVKQVLRQVWFPGNHGCVGGGTEATRGLSDGALLWMMEQIKALGLGLDLDPSAVERGIQPDYSVPFDNSIKGIFTLTGKLLRHIEGDDDSDMPLFHGSVMERWQNCLPPYRPENLMAFESLLSRRNPVLASK; from the coding sequence ATGAAACGCCTGATTGTATGTTGTGATGGAACCTGGCAAACACTTTCCAGCCCCTACCCGACAAATGTAGTGAAAATGGCTGAGGCTGTAAAATCAACAGCGGCAGATGGTACTCCTCAAATCGTGTGCTACCAAGAGGGTTTGGGCACTGGCGATTCTGTGAACAAGCTGACGGGAGGGGCCTTTGGTTGGGGAATTGATCAGAATATTCAAGATGCCTACCGTTTTCTGTGCTTGAATTATGAGCCTGAAGATGAAATCTATCTGTTTGGCTTCAGTCGGGGAGCATATACGGTTCGTAGTCTGGCTGGCCTGATTCGATGCTCTGGTTTGTTATCCCGTCAAAATATTCGGAAAGCGCCGGAAGCCTACGAAATTTATCGCGATCGCGATCGCAAGCTAACTGAAAAAGTCAACGCTACAAAAGATATTAACGATGGTGTCCGACGAGAGGCAGAGATTACGCTGCTCGGTTGTTGGGATACGGTGGGCCAACTGGGGGTTCCCAACCAGATTCCTCTGCTGCCTGTAGATGAATGGCTGAACCAGCGATATCAATTTCATGATTGTGAACTCAGCAACATTATCAAAAATGCTTTGCACGCCGTCGCCATTGATGAACAGCGAAAAGTCTTCAATGTCACACCGATGCATAAGAACAAAGGCAACGTGAAACAGGTGCTGCGTCAGGTCTGGTTTCCCGGAAATCATGGCTGTGTCGGTGGCGGTACTGAAGCAACACGGGGCTTATCCGATGGGGCACTGCTGTGGATGATGGAGCAAATTAAAGCTTTGGGGCTGGGCCTCGATCTGGATCCAAGCGCTGTTGAGCGGGGTATTCAACCCGACTATTCAGTCCCGTTTGATAACTCGATCAAAGGCATCTTTACATTGACTGGCAAACTCCTGCGGCACATTGAAGGTGATGATGATTCAGATATGCCGCTGTTCCATGGCAGTGTGATGGAACGGTGGCAGAATTGCCTCCCTCCTTACCGCCCCGAAAACCTGATGGCGTTTGAGTCCCTGTTATCCCGTCGTAATCCAGTCCTGGCCAGCAAGTAG